The nucleotide window TTTCGCTAGGTTCAACCCTATCATATTCCTTTTTATCATCCCAAATCTCAAGATGTAAGATAAGCTCTATCTCCTTTTTTTCACATATAGCAGAGAATCCAAAAAGCTCTTGAACATTAATAATTCCAAGCCCCCTTATCTCTATATGGTTTGCGGTTTTCGGTGGTGCTTCTCCTATCAATGTATTTCCTATTCTTTTTATTAAAACACCATCGTCTGCAATAAGCCTGTGCCCCCTTTCAATAAGCTCTAATGCACATTCAGATTTTCCAACAGAGTGCTTTCCTGTTAATAAAACACCGACACCATAGATATCAACAAGGGTTCCATATTGATGTGTGGATTCGGTAAATTTTTCTTCCAAATAAAGGGTAAGATTTGTTGTTAGCTTTCCTGTTGGAACAGGCGTTGAGATAATAGGGATATTATGTGAATTTGATAATTCAATAAGCTCATCTGGGACAGGTTGACCCCAATCAACAATAAAACAGGGAATTTCATATTGAAATATATTTTTTAAAATCCCCTCCCTTTCTTTTTTTGAAATATCGTGAAGGTATGAAATTTCTCCTTTTCCTAAAACCTGAATCCTCTGATAGCCAAAGTGCTTAAAGTATTTTATGAGGGCAAGACCGGGTCTATTGATATCAGCCTGTGTTATTAACCTTGAAAGCCCCTTTTGGCCTGCGATAACCTCAAATCTAAGGTCATCCTTTAAGTCATCTATAAGCTCTTTTATTGTTATTTCAGCCATCCCATCTACCACGGCCGATGGGAGTCGAACCCATAACCCTAAGATTCGAAGTCTTCCACTCTATCCAATTGAGCTACGGCCGCAAAAGAGTCAGCTCCAGACTCCTGACTTTTCATATTGATATCTTCTCTTTTCTGGAAAAGGAAATGTCAAAGACGGTTTTGCAAAGAAAAAGGGCAGAAAACATTGATGCAATAATTCCAATACTTAATGTAACAGCAAATCCTTTAATAGGACCTGTTCCAAAATAAAAAAGGATGAATGCAGTTATCAGGGTTGTTAGGTTTGAATCAAGAATAGTTAAAAATGCCCTTTTAAAACCAGCATCAATGGCATTTCTTACAGACCTTCCAGCCTTTAACTCCTCCTTTATCCTTTCAAAGATAAGGACATTTGCATCAACCGCCATACCAATGGTTAAAACAAGCCCAGCAATTCCAGGAAGTGTTAGGGTTGCAGAAAATCCAGCCAAAACACCAAGGATAACAGCAATTGTGTAGGAAACGCCAAGAACAGCAACAAGCCCTGAGAATTTATAATATAAAACCATAAATAAAACGACCATCAGCGCTCCAACAAGCCCGGCTAATAACCCTTTCTTTACAGCATCGTGGCCTAGGCTTGCCCCAACTGTCCTATTCTCAACAATATTAACAGGTGCGGGTAGGGTTCCTGCCCGCAACACAACAGCCAAATCCCTTGCATCATCCATTGTAAAATTTCCCGTAATTTGCCCCTTTCCATCTGGAATCCTTGACCTTATAACCGGTGCTGACTTTACCTTTCCATCCAGAATAATAGCAAGATTTTTATCAATATTTTCACCTGTTACCTTGGCAAATTTTCTTGCTCCAACTGGGTCTAGTGAAAATGAAATCCCTATGTTTGACCCCAAACCCATCTGGTCTGTCCTTGAAACCCAGGCATCATTTAAATGCTCACCTGTCATATCAGCCTTTTCCTTTACAAGATAATTATTTCCATCCTCGTCTTTTAAAATTTCCCATCCTGTTCTTGGACCCTTTTCAAGGGCTGTATTTAAATTAGCTTCATCAACAAGCTTAAACTCAAGGAGAGCTGTTTGTCCGACTATCTTCTTTGCCCTCTCAGGGTCATCAAGACCAGGAAGTTGAACAACAATCCTCTTGTTTTCACCTTGACCTTCAAGCTGGACAACAGGCTCTGCAACATGAAATTCATCAACCCTATTTCTTATTACCTCAAGTGCCCTTTCTGCTGCATCCTCTGCTTGCTTAGAAGAAAGCTTTGATGTATCAGGAACAAGAACAAGGTTCATCCCACCAATAAGGTCAAGCCCGAGCTTTAGCTTCTTAAGATAAAGATAGGCAATTGTCCCTCCAAAGATAAGAAGGATAAGAATTATCTTCCATACAACCTTTTTCTGCATATTTAAAAATTATACATTGTAAATTTACAATTTGCAATTTAAAATTTAGGGATGATTGGAGTTTTTATCTTCTTTGGCGTATTTCTTGTTTATCTTCTTACATCTTATCCAACAATTCCATTCCATGATGCAGGTGATATGGTTTCTGCAGGCTATCTTCTTGGAATACCACACCCTACAGGATACCCCCTATTTACAATTTTTGGAAAATTATTCATAAGCATTATCCCATTTGGAAACATTGCTTTTAGGATGAATGTTTTCTCTGCATTATTTGCATCATTGGCTGTAATGATGGTCTATTTTATTACATTAAAAGTGAGCACCAGAGCACCAGAATACCAGAACACCAGAACAATTCCAGCTATTGTTGCATCTTTGATTTTGGCTTTCTCTGCTACATTCTGGGAACAGGCTGTAATTGCCGAGAAATATACATTAAATGCCTTCTTTGCCACTTTAATTATTTTCGTCTTACTTAAATGGCAAGACAAAATCCGCAATCTGAAATCCGAAATCCGCAATCTCTATCTCTTTTCTTTTCTTCTGG belongs to bacterium and includes:
- the hprK gene encoding HPr(Ser) kinase/phosphatase; translation: MAEITIKELIDDLKDDLRFEVIAGQKGLSRLITQADINRPGLALIKYFKHFGYQRIQVLGKGEISYLHDISKKEREGILKNIFQYEIPCFIVDWGQPVPDELIELSNSHNIPIISTPVPTGKLTTNLTLYLEEKFTESTHQYGTLVDIYGVGVLLTGKHSVGKSECALELIERGHRLIADDGVLIKRIGNTLIGEAPPKTANHIEIRGLGIINVQELFGFSAICEKKEIELILHLEIWDDKKEYDRVEPSEKPMKILDVSVPKMLIPVGPGRNMSVIAEIAALNHRLKKMGKKPLNNFIK
- the secD gene encoding protein translocase subunit SecD, which codes for MQKKVVWKIILILLIFGGTIAYLYLKKLKLGLDLIGGMNLVLVPDTSKLSSKQAEDAAERALEVIRNRVDEFHVAEPVVQLEGQGENKRIVVQLPGLDDPERAKKIVGQTALLEFKLVDEANLNTALEKGPRTGWEILKDEDGNNYLVKEKADMTGEHLNDAWVSRTDQMGLGSNIGISFSLDPVGARKFAKVTGENIDKNLAIILDGKVKSAPVIRSRIPDGKGQITGNFTMDDARDLAVVLRAGTLPAPVNIVENRTVGASLGHDAVKKGLLAGLVGALMVVLFMVLYYKFSGLVAVLGVSYTIAVILGVLAGFSATLTLPGIAGLVLTIGMAVDANVLIFERIKEELKAGRSVRNAIDAGFKRAFLTILDSNLTTLITAFILFYFGTGPIKGFAVTLSIGIIASMFSALFLCKTVFDISFSRKEKISI